ACCGGCGGGCAGCTCCCACAGCCCCGCCAGCCGGACCTTCGTGACGAACTCCCGGTCCAGCGCGGACAGCGGCCCGTACTGCGTCGACACCGTCTGCGCGTTCAGCACGTCCACTCCGGTGCCCGACCGGTCTGCGTACGACCAGATCGGGAAGACCAGCGCCGCCAGGGTCGCCGCCAGGCCCGTGATGATGAGCCCGGTTCCGCTGAAAATGCCTCTGCCCTGGATGGGGGGTCGCGGCCGCATGGGTGCCTCCTGCTCGCGGCACTGCACGCTAGTGCGCTTCGGTTGTGGGACTGGCTGGCATTTTACTTCGCCTGCACTGCCAACTGCCGTACGGGGGCAAACGGTTACAACGGGAGCATGACGGGCGAAACGGTATGACCGGGTTGGGCTCCAAAAAGGGAGAAACGCTGTGGAAACGGTGCGCGAGCGGTGCGGAAGCGGTTGCGGTGCGCGTGGTGGGTTGTGGGGTGTTAACCCCGGCACATTCGGGCGGCCCACGGCGCCGGGTACCTCACCGTCGAATCAACGTCCGGCCCACTCGTCCGACCTGCCCCAACCTTGACTTCGGCCTCGGTGCGGGGCCCGAGCGGTCCAGCCACCAGCGCCGCAGTTCGCGGCGGGCCCGGCCCTCCGTCAGCCGTCCCCGCAGGAGTGTGTGCTCGGCGAAGTCGAGGGCGTCCTGCCGGTAGCCGCCGTGCATCGGGTGGCCTTGGGCGTATGCGATGAATGCGGTGCGGTAACCGTTGCCGAGAATCAGCGGCAGCTCCGGAGCCACCTTCGCCACTACATCCGCCCGCTTCGCCGCCAGCGCCCGGGCCTGTACGCCGAGTCGCACCCGGTCGAAGCCCTCGGGGACCGGCGTCCCGGCGACCAGCGCGGACAGCAACGCCGCCTGCGCGAGGCCGAGGCGCTGACGAGTCGCCTCGTCGAGGGCGGCCGGGCCCGTCTCCGGGGTGGGCGGGGCGGATTCGTCCCCGGTCACGGTCCTGGTCTCGGTCTTGGTCCCGCTCTCGACCCGGGTCCCCATCCCGTCCCCGGTTATCGTCCCGTCCCCGGTTCTCGTCCTGGTCCCGACTCCGGCCCCGACTCCATGCCCGACCCCCGTTCCCATCTTCGTGGCGCCGTGCTCCCCTGTGGTCGAAGAAGCTCGCGCGAGGGCACCCTCCCGCTCGCCGGCTTCGACGGCCGAATTGATCGTGCCCAACTCCCGTTCCAGCTCAGCCGGTTCGGGGAAGTTCTCGTCCCGCTCCAGCAGCACCCCTGGCGGCGACACCCGGGACGCGAGGTCGGTGAGGATGTCGAGGACCGGCCGGGGCACCGGGTGGGCGTGACTGTCGTGCCAGACGCCGTCCCGCTCGAAGCCGCCCGCGACATGGACGTAGGCGACGGCCTCCAGGGGCAGTTCGGCGAGCGCCTTGGCGGGGTCCTCGCCCCGGTTGACGTGGTTGGTGTGCAGGTTGGCCACGTCGATGAGCAGCCGTACGCCCGTGCGGTCGGCCAGCTCGTACAGGAACTGTCCCTCCGTCATCTCCTCGCCCGGCCACGCGATGAGCGCGGCGATGTTCTCGACGGCGAGCGGCACCGGCAGCGCGTCCTGCGCGATGCGCACGTTCTCGCACAGCACGTCGAGGGCGTCGCGGGTGCGCGGCACGGGCAGCAGATGCCCGGCCTCGAGCCGCGGGGACGCGGTCAGGGGGCCGCCCGCGCGGACGAACGCGATGTGCTCGGTGACCAGCGGCGAACCCAGTGCCTCGGCCCGCTCGGCGAGCGCGGCCAGCCGTCCCGCGTCGGGCCGCTCCGCATCGCCCAGCCCGAGGGAGACGCCGTGCGGGATCACGGTGACCCCGCGCTCGCGCAGCCGTAGCAGCGAGTCGGGCAGATGCCCGGGACACACGTTCTCGGCGACGGCCTCGACCCAGTCGATGCCCGGCATGCGCTCCACGGCGTCCGCGATCTCCGGCCGCCAGCCGATCCCCGTCCCCAGTCGCTTCATGGTCCCCGCCTCCTTCGTGCCCCCTGCGTGGTGACGGTGGTATGGCCCCGCCACCGCCTCCCGAACCGCCCGTCACGCTCCTTCAGAGCAACATTTGAGGTTCGGACCGCAGGGCCGGGGAGCCGCGGGGGCGTCGGGGTGTCGGGGTGTCGGGGTGTCGGGGTGTCGGGGCGACGGCGACGGGCTGCGGGGCCGGTGGGCGACGGGCGACGGGGCTAGCGGGCCCGCAGGGCCGGGTGGTCCGCGACCACCGTGCAACTGCCCGGCGCGATCTCGGTGAACCCGGCGTCCCGCACCAGCGGCAGTCCGCTCTCCGTCAGCTCACGCCACCGTCGCGGCTCCGCGGTCCGCACGGCGAGCGGAAATCCCGCCTCGCGCCAGGCGGTCCGCTCCTCGTCCGACAGTTCCCACCAGGCGAGCTGCGCGCCGTGCCCGGCCTGCGCCATCGCCTTGCCCGCGGACATGCCGACCTCCGGGTTCTGCCAGATCACCGGAGCCGTCGGGTCGATGTCGACCGGTGGCTCCGGGTCCTCGAGATCGGTTCCGGAAACCTGGAGCTTCGCCAGGTCCTTGGGCCAGCCGTCCAGCGGAACGGGCGGGAAAACCCTTACTTCCGCCGCCTTGCCCGTGACCGTGATGCCGGGCAGCGCCTCCGCCCGCCGCCACTCGGCGCCCCGCGCCCGCCGCACCACCTTGCGGATCCGGGCGTCCTGCCAGTCACGCACGGTCGCCGCCCACTCGCCGTCGCCCAGCGCCCGCTCGTCGGCGAGGAGGGTCAGCACGGCGCGCGCGGCCGTCTCCAGCGCGTCCGTGCGCGCCGGCGGGTCGGCACGCTCGATACGGACCACCAAAGGCAGGACGTACTGCGGAGCCTCGTCCCGTATCGAACGCTCGGAACGGAAAGGGCTGTCGCCGGGAACGGCCGGATCAATGGTCACGTCCTCCAGTCTGCCAGGTGGAAGATCCATGCAACCGCGTGTGAAAGGACGGTCCGCATGCCACGTGAGCTACGGCTGGAGGCCGTGGGCCGCCGCTACGGCGTTCGCGGCCCCTGGGTGTTCCGCGACGTGCACCTGAACCCGGCCCCCGCCACCCTCACCCGCATCGAGGGCCCCAACGGCACCGGGAAGTCCACCCTTCTCCGTCTGCTCGCCCGCATCGACGCCCCGACCGAAGGCAGGGTCACCGGCGCCCCCCGCACCGCCTACGTTCCCGAACGTTTCCCCGCCGCCCTCCCCTTCACCGCCCTCGGCTACCTCACCCACCTCGGCGCGGTCCACGGTCTGTCCCGTACGGCGGCCGAGCGCGCCGCGGGCGACTGGCTGGACCGCTTCGGCGCCACCGCACACGCCCACACCCCGATGAGCCGCCTGTCCAAGGGCAGCAGCCAGAAGGTCGCCGTGGCGCAAGCACTCCTCGCCGAACCGGAGTTGCTCGTCCTGGACGAGGCCTGGACCGGTCTCGACACCGACGCGCGCGCCGAACTGGAACGTGCCGTCGCCGAGCGGACGGCCGTCGGATCGGCCGTCGTCTTCGTGGACCACGACCCCCGCCGCCTCGCCGGCCGGGCGGACGCCGAGTACACGGTCCGCGACGGCACCCTCCACCGCCGTACCGCAGCGGAACCGACCACCGCCCCCAACGGCCCGCACATGACCATCGAGGTGCACGGCCCGACCGCCCCGCTCCCACCGGAAGCGCTCCGCCTGGCCACCGCCACCGAGGAGACGGCCGACCGCACCCACCGGCTCACCGTCCCCGCCTCCCACTCCGACGTCCTGCTCCGCGCCCTGCTGACCGCCCGCCCGCCGTGGCACGTGGTGAGCGTCCGTCAGGACGGGAGCCGCCACCGATGACCGCCCTCCTGCGCTATCAGACCGCCCTGCTCCTGCGCTCGCAGCGCTGGCTGCCCCCGTTC
The sequence above is a segment of the Streptomyces asoensis genome. Coding sequences within it:
- a CDS encoding DUF692 domain-containing protein, which encodes MKRLGTGIGWRPEIADAVERMPGIDWVEAVAENVCPGHLPDSLLRLRERGVTVIPHGVSLGLGDAERPDAGRLAALAERAEALGSPLVTEHIAFVRAGGPLTASPRLEAGHLLPVPRTRDALDVLCENVRIAQDALPVPLAVENIAALIAWPGEEMTEGQFLYELADRTGVRLLIDVANLHTNHVNRGEDPAKALAELPLEAVAYVHVAGGFERDGVWHDSHAHPVPRPVLDILTDLASRVSPPGVLLERDENFPEPAELERELGTINSAVEAGEREGALARASSTTGEHGATKMGTGVGHGVGAGVGTRTRTGDGTITGDGMGTRVESGTKTETRTVTGDESAPPTPETGPAALDEATRQRLGLAQAALLSALVAGTPVPEGFDRVRLGVQARALAAKRADVVAKVAPELPLILGNGYRTAFIAYAQGHPMHGGYRQDALDFAEHTLLRGRLTEGRARRELRRWWLDRSGPAPRPKSRLGQVGRVGRTLIRR
- a CDS encoding peptidyl-tRNA hydrolase; this translates as MDLPPGRLEDVTIDPAVPGDSPFRSERSIRDEAPQYVLPLVVRIERADPPARTDALETAARAVLTLLADERALGDGEWAATVRDWQDARIRKVVRRARGAEWRRAEALPGITVTGKAAEVRVFPPVPLDGWPKDLAKLQVSGTDLEDPEPPVDIDPTAPVIWQNPEVGMSAGKAMAQAGHGAQLAWWELSDEERTAWREAGFPLAVRTAEPRRWRELTESGLPLVRDAGFTEIAPGSCTVVADHPALRAR
- a CDS encoding ABC transporter ATP-binding protein, with the protein product MPRELRLEAVGRRYGVRGPWVFRDVHLNPAPATLTRIEGPNGTGKSTLLRLLARIDAPTEGRVTGAPRTAYVPERFPAALPFTALGYLTHLGAVHGLSRTAAERAAGDWLDRFGATAHAHTPMSRLSKGSSQKVAVAQALLAEPELLVLDEAWTGLDTDARAELERAVAERTAVGSAVVFVDHDPRRLAGRADAEYTVRDGTLHRRTAAEPTTAPNGPHMTIEVHGPTAPLPPEALRLATATEETADRTHRLTVPASHSDVLLRALLTARPPWHVVSVRQDGSRHR